The Suricata suricatta isolate VVHF042 chromosome 13, meerkat_22Aug2017_6uvM2_HiC, whole genome shotgun sequence nucleotide sequence ACATGGCCACAGCACCTGCACAGCCCTCTCAAACAGCTGGCTCCGGGCCTTTGCTCACAAGCCGGCGCACCCAGGGAGACCCCCGACATCTCTTGCTCCCTTCACACGCGGTCTGGAACAACTGCTGTGTTTAACTTTTCATTAAGATCCCCTAAGAGGCCAACAGCAATTGCACAGAGTTCCTACCGCTTTCAGAGAAATGAACactaataattcttttttcaacTGAATTCAGAAATCAAATTATATTGTCTATCCTACCTGCAAAAACTTCTCATTAACCTTAACAGTGGTTTGAATAGTTCACTTTGCTAGTCACCCAGCTAAGCCCTCCCCAAGGTCAGTGAAGACTAAATGCAGGCGTGAAGGACCATGAATTCTGGGTCTGAGCCGCTGGCTGGAAACTGCTGCCAAGAGACCAGGAGACCAGGGTGGGCAGTGCCGCAAAGACCCACGGGTAAGCGGCGGCCGCAGGGAGGGCGGCACCTCGGAGAGCGGAGGGGACGCCGCTGTGGATGCAAATGCTAACTGGCATCGGTGACATTTGCCACAGACGCGGCCACTGGAAAGCTGGGCTCTGGGTTTAATGACGTTTCCACGCGGCCCACGAGGGGCTGCCGGGTGTGGGGAGCTGCTCTCCCGGTCGGCCGGGAAGCACTGCTGGAGCCAGGAGggatctttcctttctctttctgcttagaTTTGCCAACAGGACAGGGACCGGGTCATCGGCAGCGGACGCTGGCTTCTCAGTGGCCCAGCGTAGAACTTGTCCACCAGAAAAGACTCTCTGACTCCTACTAAGCATGTGATTTCGAAGTATTTTCTCAATATCCAACTGTTTCTTTAGGAAAGCTCTCTGTTCCGAAGTTCTTCAAAAAAGTGCGGCTTTTTCTACGCTGTCGGGTAACTGGTGTGGCGCAGTGTATCTACAACTATATTTGGGAAGTGTCAAACACACCTCCGTTACGGAACAGCTGAAAGGTTTCCTTCAGAGCAGGCGCGTGACCCACCTTGGTGAAGGCTTTAATGGCGCGAGCAAGGATGGCCTCCTCCACGTCCACAGGGATCGGCTGCAGGCTCACGACGCAGTGCAACACGCAGAGAATGGTCTGGCACTGGCCCTGGGTTTGcagaaatcaaaatcaaacaaGCGGTTTGAACAATACCCCCAAAAATAAACCGAAAGCAACTGCAGGGCCAGGAACTGGTTGCGACCAAGTGCTCACGCCTCCAACATTAAATTTCCTACCAAGGGCCCTACCGACGATCATGCTGGTTGTTAGTGTAGTCTGAAAAGGCCTCAGGAGATCAAATCGAAGCTGAGCAGCGGAGCTGTTACACAGAGTATAACGGAATACACAGGTAAGTGTAACTGCAAATCAAATGTCTTCCGTGCGCTGACCAGAGACAATCCGCTTGTTTCTGGACAAAAGTGGTTCTGTGCAGCTGGTGGAGGCTGCCCCGGGGCTGGGAAGGCTAGGCGGACCCGCGTGGGGGCCGGCCGGACAGACAGTGCCATGACCCCCAGCAGTGCGCCAGCCAGGACCtcgaggggaagggaggaggggcctgCCCGGACCCCCGGGGGGCTGTGCACGTTAGAGCCAGAGGAGGTGCTTCAGCACTGGAGGAGCCGCACCTATACAGGTGCCCCTGACGTGGCTTCGGAAATCGAGCGTAAGGGCCTGATCTGAGTCGCCAGGGAACCCGCGAGCGGAACTCATccctacaggggtgcctggagagGGACAACGTGAATGACCTAAGTGCCCCACATGCGGGGTCGCAGTGAAGGCTGATGAGCCTGGGGCGGGGGCCCAGTGACGGGTGGGCACCAGTGTTGTGCCAGAGCCAGAGTGGAATCCTGCTTTCCACGCACTGCCCAGCTTCCCCGCAAGACGGGGCCACCCCGTCTGGGCCACGGAGGTGAACACGGCTGGAGCGGAGGGCCCGGCCGCCGCCCCACCAGGTGCACCTCTGTCAGGCAGCGGCTCGGAGGGCAGCCTAGCAAACGGACTCCGGACACGGGGCGTCCCCATCTGTAAAGACGCATGCGAGCATGTGTGTCTGACACGTGAAACACGAAGTCCGTCTCGGAAAAGATTTGCACCTCGTTAACAAATGCTTGATAAGGTTCAAAGCGGTGCTCCTAGGATTATGGGTATTTTCCCTTTCCGGTTTTGCATCTTCTAAGTGTTACGCTGGGTGcgcatctctccctccctcggaAACAGTTAAATGAGCTGCAGGTACGGGATTCTGCACGAGAGCTCCGTGCATGGAGCCCGAGCCGGGGACTTGGCGGACTCACAACGGGCCCACAGCCCCACTACCTGCTCCAGCAGGGACAGAGCTTCTGCGGCCTCCGCGCGGCTGCCGGCCAGCAGGCCCACGTCCTCCGCCGTTATCACCGGCTCCTTCAGCTGCTCCACCCACGACCACAGCAAGCTGCACAGGACCGAAGGGTCCCTCTCACCACACATTCTTTCCCAAGCTCCGTCTTGGGAATTTAGTTCTTTctaaaaagaagggaagaaagaagagaaagagggagaggaaggagagggagagagagggagaaggagagagagaaggagagggagaaggagagggagaggaagggaaggcaaagggtgaaaggggagcggggaggggcagggaaaaggataaaaggggagggagagaggagagagaaggggacaggggttggggggagagaaaaggggtgggtaggggagaggaggggcaggggaagggagggggaaaaagaggaggggaaaggggtcggtaggagagagaggggagggacagggagaaaaaggggagtgggaggggagaaTGAGATGGAGGAGGTAAAGGGAAAGGGAGGCgtaggaggaaagggaagggaggggaggggaaggaaaaaatggaGTAGGGAGGGgcgagaagggagaggggaggggagagggagggacagagaggcagcacCATTGAGGCTTGAAGGCCCTCAGGCTGTCCACGAGTGACAGTCCCGGGCTCCAGGGTGTGGATCAGGCCCCCCTCCCATGCCCCCACCTGCAGGTGGCACACTGGGCTGTGACACtgagtctctctgagcctcagctttggTCTGTGAGGCTGGGGGCCCTGCATGCTGGGCCAACGATGAGGCTGAAGGTGTGCTCAAggcggcccccccccccggggggcgGCGCTGGCCTCGGCCTAAGCTCTGCACCCCACCCTGGAACCACAGAAAGCATTCGGAAGAGGGAGCCTTCCTTGGCAGGGTGCTTGGAACAAAGAGCATCTGCGGATCTGCGGACCCTGGGTGGCCCGGCCGGCCTGACAGCTCAGCCGACACGCTTCTTTCCCATTCCCTGCCAGGCGGCCCTGTGTGAACACGGAACAGGCCCAAGTCCTGAAATCGCACGGGGGAGTGAGCAAAAGTCCTGCCCTGCCCCAAATGCCGGTGGACTATTTAAGCAGGAGGCCTAAACTGCTGACCTCCCAGAGAGCAGGGCAAAGAAGAATTTCAATTTCTGATGGGGTTCAGACCTAGGTTTCAGTCAATATGGTGCCCGTACACTAGTAATATGCATCATAACTGTCACATTCATTCGCTCACCATccctggaggcccagggaaggggtCCTCGCCCAGGAGCCCACAGCAGAGCGGGGCAGACGGCATTCCTCACGTTTGGCTGGACCCCAGACGTGAGGCTCCTGTCACTCTACCATCCCCGGGCCAGGCCTCTCTTCCTTATCTCACAAAGAAGCCCTGAGGTGCAGCTGTGGAGTCCCTGCCCCCCACCGTCACGCCCCGCAGACCTGAGGTGCAGGGACCGGAGGCTGGGCAGGACCGCGCCACCCAAAGGCCCGCTCAGTAAAATGCCATCACACTGTGTATCAGACGACACAGAGAATGCAGTTCTCTGAGCTGCACCCCACCCAGCTGCATTCAGCCTCAACAGGACCCTCACGACCCCTGGTTTCCCTGCGATGCTTAATTCACAAGCACGGTGCAGTTAACAAAGAGCGTTGTGGGGTGTGGCCCGCCTTTGGGTTCCGGAGAGCAGGTGACAGAGCAGATGAGAGGGCCAGGCAGATGAGAAGGCCCTCAGGCTGTCCACGAGTGTCCACGAGTGCTGTGCTGTCTAAATCCCAGATTCAACTACCTGGTCTTCCTGCTGAAGTGCCCATAATGAACCCAGAAGGGAGTCAGAGGGCAGGCCTACGCAGACCACAGGGCTGTGCTCACCTCTAGGAAGCGTTTGCACATGGGAGGTGCTGCCACAGTCCGGCCCACACAGGGCCGGCCCACGAGGGGTCCCGCCGCTGGCTCCGTGGCACATGGCCACGCAAAGGAAGGGACCACAGACTGAGCGAAAGACTCGTTCCATTTAGAGTGGGAAATAAAAGACTTCATGTGAAAAATCAACATGATTTAGGTACTCACTCGGCAAACGCATGCAGTTCTGACAATGAGCACCTACTCTGCAGCCGCATGGCTATCTTGGCTTCCTACCTCTGCATCTAGAAGGTTCCAACCCTCCTGGAAAGTGCACGTGTCCTGCCTATTAGCATAGAATACAGAGGAGCAGCTACGTGAGTGATTCGTGGGACATCACTGGTTAACGAGTCTAGATTCCACTGGCTTCTGGTAACTAGGTGGGGAGGCCTACCTTTTGTCTACACCAGCCGCTCATTCTAGGAGAAGAGCACAGCTGATTTAAGACCATGTTTCTAATAAAAGTACACCATAGAAAGGGgctaaaatttaacatttcattCGAACTCAAGTAAAAGCCAAGAAATGGGCCCCAAAGAACCAAGGTCAGGAAGAAGGGACAGCACAAAGGCACTCTGGGGCCCCTCCCGTCTCCTCCGTGGATCGGCTGCGGCCtcagggccggggggggggggggggcagatggTAAGCATGCAGGAGGGAGCACTGAGCCACAGCACCCACTgcaggcctccccccacccctgacctcaCTCAGCACTCGGGTCGACGCCTTGGGGAAGGAATCTCGGTCTGTGCTTCTCCAGGTGCGGGTCTGACCTAAGCTCAGGGCAGAGATGCTCAGGCTGGCCCCCGGGGCCCGGTCTCACAGGCCCAGCCAGAAGGATGGGGTCCCTGTCAATCAGCACCTACGCCCTGCTCACTCAAGCACCCTGCTAAGTGCTGGGCACTGAGTCCTGTCTTTCACACAGACACCGAGAAATCTCAAGTTCCAAAGTTAAGCGTCACACAAACAGGTCTTCAGATTCCCAGCACACTTACATTTGGTAAAAGAGACTCTGTTTTGGCTCTGACCTAAGTGTCTCCCACACAGTAGTTACAGGAGGCGTAAGTACCTGCCACACCTCTACCTTCCTTTTCACACCCTCCTCTTCTGCAGGCTCGCTGAGGTTTGCCAGAGCTCTGGCCGCCAGTATTCTCCGGGCTTCCACACTCCGTTCAGCCTGCGAAGCAGCGTGCGCAGCGACCTCAGGCAGATCTTTGCCGCCCTGCGCTGTGGGTCCAACTGAGGAAGGCGCTTTGCGGCAAGGGCCGCAGCCCAGGCTGCAGCCCCTGGGGCTGCGGGGAGCCTCGGAGTGGCGAGCTGCGGGAGCACCACACGGACAGGGCGCTTGCTGGGGACAACGGCCTGGTTCCTTAGGGGCATCTGCAAAGCTGGGTCTCCCAGGGTCCCCAGGATTGCAGGAACCTGAAAGCCCCGAGGAGAAGGTTCTGCTCCGCTGTACTTCCTTTGCGACAGTCTCCCTGTGGAAGCCCAGTGACCCCTCATCTCTGAGTCCTTCCGGGCCTCCAAATTTAGCCTGATTCCAGAAAGAGAATGTACTTCGGACCAGCGTTTCCTTGCTCGGATCAAGCGGTGGAGACTGGGGGGTGTGCCAGTGGCTCACGGGTTCCTGCTGCCCCGGGTTCCGGCCCTGCGAGGCGGCGGCAGGCCCCGTCCACGGAGCGCCCTGCTCCAGAAGCCACCCAGCCCTCTTCAAGTCGGAGTCGCTGAAGCTGAATTGCCTTTTCAGAGGAGTCAGGGGCTGAGGGCACTCGACATTCCGCCTCTTCCAGAGAGGGTCGATCTGCTGCTCGCTGGCAAGAGTCCCGTCCCGGGCTGCCACACCCGCAGCCCCCGCGGCGGGCGGGACCCAGTCGGAGGCGTCGCTGCCCTGCTGCAGGAGCTCTCCGTCCAGCCGCACGGCGACGGCCTCAGAGACCGTCTTCTCGATTTCCGCACGCAGGCTGGGCCCCTGCGCCACCGCTTCCGGCGCCACCGGCCTGTCCTCAGCCAAGTCCAGCAGCAGTCTGCAAACGAGGTGGACGATCTTGGGCACGTGTTTCAGGAGGCGGGCCTCATACCCGTGAAGCAGATGCCGCTGGCGAATCAGATACTGTGCGAGCGTAACAGCGTGTGCTTTGGGGTCACAGCAAGAGAAAATATTGCGAAGAGGAACGAGAAACTGAGTAAATTCCCTCACACAGAGGAGCTGTCCCCGAGTCTGTATGGAATTGGGCCGCTTTGCCCGAACAAATATGATTGCTTGGTCGGCAGTCATTCTCGTTGCAAAAACCAAGTAACATGCTATTAAAACACCTAGAGGTACAGAGAAGATTGGTGTGAAGAAAGTTACCATTTACTTATCACTCTTTCAGATTCAAAACTTGAATGTACGTTAGGAAACcatataaagaataattttaagagCAATTATGACTTATTGACTTCTTGTACAAGTGTTATTCACTTGTCTGTATATCACCTCTTCCCTTGAGAATCTAGTCATCTCTCTACCCAGTAAAGGACAGTATGgtgaaggggatgggggagagtgtggtgagggggatggggggagtgTGNNNNNNNNNNNNNNNNNNNNNNNNNNNNNNNNNNNNNNNNNNNNNNNNNNNNNNNNNNNNNNNNNNNNNNNNNNNNNNNNNNNNNNNNNNNNNNNNNNNNGCCAGCTTTGCCATCAGTTGTTGCCACATTCCCAACCTGGCATTTTTCCTCTCTGGGCATTTTTTCTTTCGGGATTATTTATATTCAGTCTATTTCTGGATGTTTTGTCTCCACTAACAGTGCTCTTCTCCAGACCAAGATATAAGTTTATTCTGTAAGTCTTGTCATTAAAGAAAACCTTGGCATTACAAACATTATATATTTGCATTAATTAATATCAAATTAAAGTGAATAACATAATGGTGATAACTGATTAATTAATCCAACTGTAACAGTTGACTACTATCAAGGTAAAAGGCAAATTagaagacgtgtgtgtgtgtgtgtgtgtgtgtgtgtgtgtgtgtgtgtgagagatccTGGCACTGCCCTCCTGACGCCCCCAGGCGGGTGGACTGGAGGCTGGTGCACGGCTCAGGGGTCTGTCATCTTGGACCAGATTACAATTAAGATTCTAACCTGAcggtatttatttttgtaatactcTCAGCACTGCACTGAGATTTGctgcatttttaagtaaaatcacTGATATttacatagaatttgaagcacagacaaaacaaaatccttccagctctggatttaaatcctggctctgccacttactcaACGCAGCAAACTACTTAACCTCCTTCGACGTTCACGTTTTTgctaaagacttaaaaaaacagCAAGTGTAAAATGCCTAGAACACACCAAATGAAACAATGCTTTCTATTCTCATTACTTTGGTTAaggaaatttgcttttttaaaatacattaactaTTAAAGTGTGGGGCTTTCTTCCTTTCAAGAAGGAAAACCAGAGTGATCATTCAGTGAGCTGTGGAAAGCCATCTGTTTACTAAATATGATGTGTTTTCAGTCCTAGGTCTTTCAAAAATACTCTCACAAATAAATGGTCACCGAAGCTATCTTTTTCAAAGATAGTTCAAATTTCTTTCAATGGCTTCTTTCATTTGAACCCAAAATTTTGAGAAGATTCTGAAAAGTACTTCTCTTCTCAAATTAGGAAGGGTTATTCCGCCCACGTTCAGACGCGCTCTGAGATGGCACGCCCGCTTCCTAGGATCTACCTGTCCGACCGAGCCCCGCATGACAGTGGATGGCTACTTTTCCTTCCTGGAGGGCAAACGTCGTCACCTTCACCATATCCAGGATGGTGGTTAGCGATGCCACTCCGTAATCCTTCCAGCCGAAATTGTAGAAATAGACTGGACAACgagaaacaggaaaggaaagtcGACATACAGGACAGTACGTGCACAGCCGCCTGAAGGATGCGCACGGACTCGGGAGCGTGCGGCCGT carries:
- the PTPDC1 gene encoding protein tyrosine phosphatase domain-containing protein 1 — protein: MQELPRRGSALPFLSTFLPGRRHSASDPVPQPQRGRRGSAAQTLSSASLQVMVAVASVRRADGDPACLPRKRNAGRPTPKYTKVGERLRHVIPGHVACSVACGGRACKYENPARWSEQEQAIKGVYSSWVTDNILAMARPSTELLEKYRIIEQFRSHGIKTIINLQRPGEHASCGSPLEQESGFTYLPEAFMEAGIYFYNFGWKDYGVASLTTILDMVKVTTFALQEGKVAIHCHAGLGRTGVLIACYLVFATRMTADQAIIFVRAKRPNSIQTRGQLLCVREFTQFLVPLRNIFSCCDPKAHAVTLAQYLIRQRHLLHGYEARLLKHVPKIVHLVCRLLLDLAEDRPVAPEAVAQGPSLRAEIEKTVSEAVAVRLDGELLQQGSDASDWVPPAAGAAGVAARDGTLASEQQIDPLWKRRNVECPQPLTPLKRQFSFSDSDLKRAGWLLEQGAPWTGPAAASQGRNPGQQEPVSHWHTPQSPPLDPSKETLVRSTFSFWNQAKFGGPEGLRDEGSLGFHRETVAKEVQRSRTFSSGLSGSCNPGDPGRPSFADAPKEPGRCPQQAPCPCGAPAARHSEAPRSPRGCSLGCGPCRKAPSSVGPTAQGGKDLPEVAAHAASQAERSVEARRILAARALANLSEPAEEEGVKRKVEVWQKELNSQDGAWERMCGERDPSVLCSLLWSWVEQLKEPVITAEDVGLLAGSRAEAAEALSLLEQGQCQTILCVLHCVVSLQPIPVDVEEAILARAIKAFTKGPQGPVSTGLHGGPIGHRLVCDLAPVSWAAAALSRDLRVPRPGSEGLLSESPRRPASQSRRRRTSVRRTGLGAPVRRGSLCPVSASSPDV